GAGCATCTGCTCAGCTTTTTGTCAACGGCTCATTTTTTCATCATTTGCTCTCCATGGAGAATGTTTGTGGCTGTAGAGAAAGGACTGTGGCACCCTAGGGACCATCCTGCGCCTTAGAGGAAGCTAGGCATGAAGTAGAGACTGGAAATTCCCTCATTGGTGCCTCAGCCAGAGACACTTGGGCTGAGGGAAGGctacctcctcccccacccctccctgcggTGTTCAATAAactccagcagctccaggcagaCCAGGCGCCCAGACTCAGCTCTCCCGCCCAGCTGCAAGGAGGACAGACCCAAGGCAAAGCACCGCCTCAAGACCAGTGCCCTGCTGGAGCTGAGAAAAGAATAGGATGCAGTCCATCTAAAACCCTGCAACGGCAGGAGGCAGGACCCACACATCATCATGGTTCAGAGACCCCATTCTCTGACAAGAGAAtgcttttgaaaagaagaaaacaggcagaatTATCCCATTCCCCCAAATTCCTGTATCCCTCAGGCTGACTAGGGAGCCCATAAGCTTTTTCAGGctccaggaaagaaaagagggataGATTCGGGCCAGGGGGCATATCCCCCGGGAACAGTGGGAGTCTAAGGGGAGATGCAGCCAGCCTCAAGCCAGCAAGCAGGGAACTAGATGGGTGAGGCCGGGCTCCCCCAGGCCTGGAGGGGATACAGGTCTGGAGCACAGCAGGCCAAGCCCAAGTGCATGCGCAGGTCCTGGGGCTTCTGGTGGGGCAGCTGAAAGCAATATGAGAAGgcgagtgaggatgaggagatTCCCACTCTGCCATCACAAAGACAGGACCCAAGAAGTAATAAACTCCTGTACACATCTGTTCCATATTATAAATACACATTATATacaaaataatgttataaaatgtAGAAAGGTCAGTGCTTCTGATTCTTAAATTATCGAAATACTAGACtccaaaataaactacaaaaaacaaacaaaataaaaactcataTTATTGATTTCTGAAGATCGGCTTCAAGGGTGGTCTGAGGGCAGTAGTGGGCGTGGGCAGAGCCCAGGCTTGAGGCCGCAGGGACGGGCTTGAGGGAGGAAAGGGTCTAGGTGGCGACAGCACCCAATTTCTCCCTCGCTGGAATTTCCAGCATCACTGCCCTGAGCTCCCCAGGTAGGCCTGGCGCTCCTGGCTGACAGAAGGGACAGACCCTCCACCTGTCTGCTCACAGGAGCCCATAGGCACCCAAGGCCAGAGGCTACAGAAGCCAGGTAAGGCTTACCAACATCCTCGCCCAGAGGGCCTGggccagggagaggctggggtggTGTTATGAGCAAGGCCCACATGCGGTAGCTGGAGGCACAGGGCGGAAAGTGTTCCTCTGCTTCGGGCACTCACCTCACCTGCAGGGCAACTCCTGCCAAGAGCCACACCTGACGGTTTCCCGGCCCACGGATGGACGGCCCTGCCCTTActggcctcctctctcctctctgatttGGACCCAGCTGTCGCCATGGAGCCCGGGCCAAAGGCACTTTTGGAAACAGATGCCAGTGGAGACCACAGCAGCTCCAGGCCCCACAGGGTCACTGCCACTCCCTCTGGAAAACAGGCCAGAGCCCCAAAGGAGCCCTCTGAAGGCCACTGCTGGCAGGGCAGGTCCAAGTggcacctctcctctcctccgtTCCCCTTGCTGGCATGGCTGCCAATCTGATGCCAGACAGACACCCAAAGGTGTGGAAGGGTACTGCATCTCTTGGCAAGTTCACAGTCTGTCCAGTTCATgccattccctcttcctcctgagAGCAGCACGTTGCATATTAAAAATGTCCCATCCAGGATGCAATGTAAACAATGCAGAAGGAAGGTCCAGCTGCTGGGGCAAAGCTGGGATGTCCTGGGGAGGCTCTGCCTTATACCTGGGGAACATGTGGAGAGCAGGGAAGTGGGTCACCTCGGGGTAAAAGCACTCCCTCCatggcctccctgggcctccctaGGAGAAGCAATGGGGCAGGCAGGGTGAAGGGAAGGTGGGCAGCCCTCCCGGGTCTTCTGCCCCAGCACATGCACATGCCTGGCAGCCTGTGCTCATGAGGTGGGCCAATGGAGGAAGCCAAtgagaaggggcaggaggggcaCAGAGCAACCACCCTCAGCCACCAGCAGCTGGGAAGCAGCACCTGGAAGCTGGCCAGGTGTCACGGCTGCCCAGCCCAACACTAACAGAGCAGGAAGAGATCAGGCCCGGCTCACCGCCACGGCTCCTGTTTCACACCCTCTGTGGCAATGAGGCCAGCAGGGACCCGAGAGCCACTGAACCTGTCCTGCCAAGGAGGGGCTCTGACCCACCCTTCAGGAGCGGCCCCTGGGGTCAGGAGTAACCAGGCCACTTTCTCATCCCCAAAAGGTAGGAGGGGACATGCTGGAAGGACAGGCAAGCCCAGCACTCACCTCTGTGGCAATGACACattcatttctctcctctgaTATCAAACACACAGACTGGTACATGGAGTCCCTGGGGGAGCATATCGCTGATATCCGACACTCTGGCTTTTCACTGAGGGAACACAAGATGGGCTggtgagggagggctggggagagggctgcGGAGAGGATGGGGATGCTAACCTGGACCCTGGCGAGCCAAAGGGCACTGGCAGAGGTGGCTCTGGGAGAAACACAGGGACTGGGGATGCCAATTCTAGCCTGGGGGGTAGTTAGGAGAAGGCCCCTAAGAGAGCCACAGGACCCCCAACCTCATCAATGGGTCTCAGGCCTGGAAAAAGCCAGCATTGCCACTAgaggcaagccatgctgtagaaAGATGGAAGTCCCAAGAGACACAGTGTGGACACTTGACATTTGTGAGTAAATGAATGGGAGGGAGGGACAAAGGACCCCTGGCAGAAATCTTATTGGAGGATCCTCCTGCCGGTAGCAAAACCCCTTGTTTGCTTAAAAGCAGTCAAGGGCTGGTGCCAGCCTCCCGCCTATCCCGGGGAGGCCCAGGCAGAACCATGCAGGGGTCAGTGGCGAGGCCCTGGGCTTCCAAGTGCTGCTCACCTGTGTAACCGCAGTGGCGCCTTCTCCCCTAAGCTCTTGTCACCGTGGGAGTATTTCCCCAGTATGGTCCCCCGCCCCAAGGGCCCTGGGGCCAGATTATAGTCCAATGTGTGGTTCTGCTGTTTGCCACAGTTGGACTTGTCCAGGCCACAGTCCACTTCCAGCTCCTTCTTCTGGTTTGTGTTCTTGAGCTGGGCCGTGGGGATCAGGTTGTCTTTCTGGAAGTCCGACAGGTTGTTCATGGCCTCCCTGCTGTCGTCATCGGGCCGCCGAAGCCGCAGCTGCCGCACAGCCACTGCCACCATGCCCAGCAACACCAGCACCACGACCAGCCCCACGCCCAGGGAGACAGCCACCCAGGGGAAGCTGGGCGGCATGCTCACAGGGAACTCGCAGCGGCTGCCCACAAAGCCATAGGGACAGTTGCAGACAAAGCTGTCCGTGGAGAGGCCAGTGTAGCAGGTGGCCCCGTTGAAGCAGGGTCCAGAGGCACAGATGTCGCTGGGTGTCCGCACCTCGCAGCGCCGGCCAGAGAAGCCAGGAGGGCAGGTGCACACCAGCCCGTTCTCTAGGTCATGGCAAGTGCCACCATGGGCACAAGGGCTGCGGGCACAGTCACTGATGTGGCGTTCACAGTGGGTGCCTGTGAATCCAGGACGGCAGCGGCACATTCGGGTTGGACCTCGGCTCAGGCACTGGCCCCCTGTGGGTACACGCGGGCACAAGTCAGCAATCAGGCGGGAACCCCCCTGGTGCAGGTGAGTGCCCGATCCCAGGAACAAGCTTGGGTCCTTCTGCCTCCATGAACAGCCAGCACTTACAGACCCTACTACAAGGAGCACTGTGCGAAGAGACAGGAGACCTGGAGCTCAGTGTGACCCTggtcctctgtgcctcagtgggCTCATGTATAAAAATGACTAGCATCTTACAGAGCTTGACAGTAGAATGGGACAAATGTGCTTGGGTTTGACTCTCAGCTGCCTCTCTCTAGCTGGGGATCTGGCACCTGTTGCTCTAGcttatctctgagcctcagtttcctcatttgttaaattGGAGTTCATGCTATCCCCTCCATAGGAAACCTCTGGGGGTTAGGTAGGATGGGGCGTGAAGGCAGGAGCACATGCCTGGTATATAGTAAATGTTCAAATAAATGTAATGATCACTGTTTCATTTCATCCCCACAGCCAGATGAAAGACAGAAGACAGGGATATTTCCCACTCAGTGATGAAGAAACCTGTGGCTCCAGGGAGCTAACTAAGCGATTAGCTAGAGAGCAGACTCCATCGCAGCCCTTccaacccctccccactcccaaggCTTCTCTCTTGCACAGTGCTGTCCGCTTGCCTCACAGAGGGTCACCAGGAGCCCAAGGAGACAAAGATAACCAGCTTGCTTTGTGCCCAAAAGATGCTGAACATTCTAGATGCCTTGTGCCATGCCAGGCTCCATGGGGCAAGCCATGGGGCAAACTGAGGCCTTTAGGAGCAGGGCCCTAACCGTGCCAGCCTCCTCAGAGGAGAGACAAGAGGCCTCCAACGTCCCTCTCTCTAGTCCAGGACTTCCTGGAGAGGGTCAGAGGCTACCccagccagctcaggcctctgACATGGGAATAGGAATGGAAGCCATGCAGGGGGCACAGGACTCCTCCTCAGGCCTCAACCTGCTACCCCTCTTTCAAAGCAGCTCAGCTGATCACGCAAGCTCTTCACCATACAGAGCAGACGGGGACCCATCTCAGCTTGCCCAGAGTGGCAGACAAGGCCCCTGACCTTCCCTCATCAGAAGGCTCTCTTGGACCCAGGGTTGGTCCATCAGTTTAGCAAAGCAACAGGACGCACCATTGGCACACGGGTTGCTGGTACACCTGTCCACTTTCTTCTCACAGTTGGAGCCAGTGAAGTTGGGAGGACATTCGCAGGCATAGCTGGCCCCCTGGTTGCGTTCCTGGCAGGAGCCCCCATTGAAGCAGGGAGAGTCAGCACAGCTCAAGGTGCTGTGTTCACAGTGCAGGCCATAGTAGCCTGGGGGACACAGGCAGTGGTAGCCATCCTCCTGGTCCTGGAGAGAGACCAGAAAGGGGCTAAAGTCAGACCTTGGGGGACAGGGACACATGGCTGGGGGTTAGGCCCCCCCACCTGTCCCTGGCTGCTCATCCACTGGCCACCTGCAGTGGGGATGCCTGGATGCCACCTGGTCAGACCTCTGCCTTCCTGCACTGGCCTGGGCCTCACCTTACAGCTGCCTCCATTGCGGCAGGGATTGCTGTCACACTCACTGAGCTCCAGCTCACAGTCCACGCCAGTGTAGCCTGGGCGACAGGTGCAGGTGTAGCTCCTCTGCCCACTATTGGAGCACGTCGCCCCGTTCTTGCACGGGGAGTGGTGGGTGCAGTAGTTGAGATCTGCAGAGACAGGAACCAACCAGCTGAGCAGAGCTAGAGAATGGTCCCCCCTCCAGGCTCCTTGTAGTGCAAGTTCACTTCAAAGTCTTCTGGGCCCAAATATCCTTCCTCCTCTGCCAATGAAATCATGTATATTGAAGCACCTTGAACCACAACTGACCAGCGCCATTGATCAAAGTTGAAAAAACACAGTTGGACAACTGCCTGACAGGTAAGCTCACAAACTCTGGCCGCCAGGGTAGAAGGAAGGTAAGGAAGAGGAGTGGATAGCAAGGCCACGTGTCAAAGTAAAAGTCAGTAAAGGCTTCATGGGAGAGGCACAGCTGGCATAAGCCGAGAAGGAGGGATATAATTTTAACAGGTGGAAATGGCAGAGGGGAGGCAAAAGCCACCATACGTAGTGACCAGgcattttttaaaggagaatgTATTATGagggtatttttaaatataagtatttgttttcttatttgggaaggacagagaaggagaaCCAGACAGAGCAAATATAGGGACCATGAAGGCTGTGTTTGCATGAGTATATGACTGTGTCACCTGGGAGCAAAcgtggggaggggaaagaaaatgGACAGGAAccaggtgtgcgtgtgtgtgtttgggaggtGGCGAGAGAAAgtcacacagatacacacacgtgcacgcgcgcgcacacacccacacacacatggaATACAGAGGCTGAATTCCAAGCCCCTTGTTGCCAGCGAGTCTTCTAGGCAAGTTCTTTCTATCCTGGCAAGCCCCATGCCCACCCAACCCAGGCCTGTGCTGGAGTCTCCATGGCAGCAACCACCCCATTTGACCCTGAAAATGGCAGGCACACACTGCAGCTGGCTACCAGgatgaaagagaaaaggctcCCTCCCCCACGGTTGGGGCTGGCAGACCCCCGTGCAGCCAGAAGAGGGACCAGCCTCAACAAACACCAGGAAGAGACACCGTGGGCTCTGGCAGCTGCCTGGCAAGTGCAACCAGGGAAGAACAAGGGAGGCTGTTTCTGCCCACACCAAGAGAAGTCGGTTAGATGTCACTCCGCCCAGAGGCCCCGCTCACCTGCAGCCTTGGGGCAGACGGTGGGCACACCCAACCAGACAGCTGTTTAGGGGAGAGCTGCTCAAACAGCCCTGGCAGGTAAGCAAACACTTAGGGGGTTAATAGGTAACTACGAGGTAGAAAGAGGAACTGAGCCCGGCATCCCTCTCTCTTTGGCCTTGCTGGAATTTATGGGTGCAACCTCCAAGCTGCCAACTTATCACCCTCTTGGCTTCTACAGCCACCCTATCTCCCCAGCACCTGAGGAAGAAGGATCCACCATCTCGTTCTAGGCCAGTTGTAAAGATCCTTAAAAGTTTCAAGCCCCTTGAAGGATAATGG
This is a stretch of genomic DNA from Equus caballus isolate H_3958 breed thoroughbred chromosome 1, TB-T2T, whole genome shotgun sequence. It encodes these proteins:
- the DLL4 gene encoding delta-like protein 4 produces the protein MAAASRSASGWALLLLVALWQQRAAGSGVFQLQLQEFANERGVLASGRPCEPGCRTFFRVCLKHFQAVVSPGPCTFGSVSTPVLGTNSFAVGDDSSGGGRNPLQLPFNFTWPGTFSLIIEAWHAPGDDLRPEALTPDALISKIAIQGSLAVGQNWLLDEQTSLLTRLRYSYRVICSDNYYGDSCSRLCKKRNDHFGHYVCQPDGSLSCLPGWTGEYCEQPVCLSGCHEQNGYCSKPAECICRPGWQGRLCNECIPHNGCRHGTCNTPWQCTCDEGWGGLFCDQDLNYCTHHSPCKNGATCSNSGQRSYTCTCRPGYTGVDCELELSECDSNPCRNGGSCKDQEDGYHCLCPPGYYGLHCEHSTLSCADSPCFNGGSCQERNQGASYACECPPNFTGSNCEKKVDRCTSNPCANGGQCLSRGPTRMCRCRPGFTGTHCERHISDCARSPCAHGGTCHDLENGLVCTCPPGFSGRRCEVRTPSDICASGPCFNGATCYTGLSTDSFVCNCPYGFVGSRCEFPVSMPPSFPWVAVSLGVGLVVVLVLLGMVAVAVRQLRLRRPDDDSREAMNNLSDFQKDNLIPTAQLKNTNQKKELEVDCGLDKSNCGKQQNHTLDYNLAPGPLGRGTILGKYSHGDKSLGEKAPLRLHSEKPECRISAICSPRDSMYQSVCLISEERNECVIATEV